Proteins encoded in a region of the Marinobacter arenosus genome:
- the soxB gene encoding thiosulfohydrolase SoxB: MSISRRDFLIAMQAAALAGLAPKLALAKGGEGLYDLPKFGNVRLLHLTDIHAQLLPVHFREPNVNLGIGPSRGKVPHLVGSAFLDHFGINQASRRSHAFTYLNYTEAAQEYGRLGGFAHLKTLIDQLREQAGPGNSLLLDGGDLWQGSGTAFWTNGEDMVDASNRLGIDVMTGHWEFTYPEAQIRKNIDRFDGEFLAQNVFLSDEAMFMGAESFDEASGRVFKPYSIRELGGKRVAIIGQAFPYTPIANPSYFIPDWRFGIRESEMQELVNQIRETEKVNAVVVLSHNGMDVDLKMASRVSGIDAILGGHTHDAVPQPSIVKNPGGKTLVSNAGTNGKYVAVLDLDIGDNGVRGYDYKLLPVFSDLIKPDSGMERFIHEVRAPYLDKLGEKLAIADELLYRRGNFNGTMDQVICDAQRMVLDAQISLSPGFRWGTTVLPGDAITMDDVMNATAITYPETYVREMSGADLKLIMEDVADNLFNKDPYYQQGGDMVRVGGMDYTCDPTATMNARISDMRLDNGELIQADKLYKVAGWATVNSRAPGRPIWDVVADYLRSEKTVKIDKFNTPKLKNVAGNPGLENYSV; the protein is encoded by the coding sequence GTGTCCATATCCCGCCGAGATTTCCTGATTGCCATGCAGGCGGCTGCTCTTGCCGGTCTTGCTCCGAAACTAGCGTTGGCGAAAGGGGGAGAGGGACTGTACGACTTACCCAAATTCGGGAACGTTCGACTCCTGCACCTGACGGATATTCACGCCCAGTTGTTACCGGTTCACTTCCGGGAGCCCAACGTGAATCTGGGGATCGGTCCCAGCCGGGGCAAAGTGCCTCACCTCGTGGGTTCGGCGTTCCTTGATCACTTTGGCATTAACCAGGCGTCCCGACGTTCCCACGCATTTACCTACCTGAACTACACGGAAGCCGCGCAGGAATATGGCCGGCTCGGCGGTTTTGCTCACCTGAAAACCCTGATTGACCAACTGAGGGAGCAGGCCGGGCCCGGAAATTCCCTGCTGCTGGACGGTGGCGACCTGTGGCAGGGCTCAGGAACCGCATTCTGGACCAACGGCGAGGACATGGTGGATGCGAGTAACCGCCTGGGCATCGACGTCATGACCGGTCACTGGGAATTCACCTATCCGGAAGCGCAGATTCGCAAGAACATCGACCGGTTTGACGGTGAGTTTCTTGCTCAGAATGTCTTCCTCTCGGATGAGGCCATGTTCATGGGCGCCGAATCGTTTGACGAGGCGAGCGGGCGGGTGTTCAAGCCGTATTCCATCCGGGAGCTTGGCGGCAAGCGGGTGGCCATCATCGGTCAGGCCTTCCCCTACACGCCCATTGCAAATCCGTCCTATTTCATACCGGACTGGCGTTTTGGTATCCGCGAATCCGAGATGCAGGAATTGGTGAACCAGATCCGCGAGACGGAAAAGGTCAACGCGGTTGTGGTCCTGTCCCACAACGGCATGGATGTGGATCTCAAGATGGCCAGCCGGGTTTCCGGAATCGATGCCATCCTGGGCGGCCATACTCATGATGCGGTGCCTCAGCCGTCAATCGTCAAGAATCCGGGTGGTAAGACACTCGTCAGCAACGCCGGGACGAATGGCAAATACGTCGCCGTGCTTGATCTGGACATTGGCGATAACGGCGTTCGCGGGTACGACTACAAGTTGCTGCCGGTCTTCTCGGATCTGATCAAGCCAGATAGCGGTATGGAGCGCTTCATTCATGAGGTACGAGCCCCGTACCTGGATAAGCTCGGAGAAAAACTCGCAATAGCGGACGAACTCCTTTACCGCCGCGGTAACTTTAACGGCACCATGGACCAGGTGATCTGTGACGCGCAACGAATGGTATTGGATGCCCAGATCTCCCTATCACCGGGGTTCCGCTGGGGAACCACCGTACTTCCGGGCGATGCCATCACCATGGATGATGTCATGAATGCCACCGCCATCACGTACCCGGAAACGTACGTGCGTGAAATGTCCGGCGCCGACCTCAAGCTCATCATGGAAGACGTGGCCGACAACCTGTTCAACAAGGATCCCTACTACCAGCAGGGCGGTGACATGGTTCGGGTTGGCGGAATGGATTACACCTGCGACCCCACCGCGACCATGAATGCTCGGATTTCGGATATGCGACTCGATAACGGCGAGCTGATCCAGGCAGACAAACTGTACAAGGTGGCCGGATGGGCCACGGTCAACTCCAGGGCCCCTGGTCGCCCAATCTGGGATGTGGTTGCCGATTACCTGAGATCGGAAAAGACGGTGAAGATCGACAAGTTCAATACCCCGAAGTTGAAAAACGTGGCGGGTAACCCGGGCCTGGAAAACTACTCGGTATGA
- a CDS encoding YdcH family protein, whose amino-acid sequence MGISNHELHREFPQYSDLIDELKSNDPRFGDQFKQYAELDQEIEGLEKRDSPIGDDKLHRMKQKRAHLKDQLYQALVQNGGGA is encoded by the coding sequence ATGGGAATTTCGAATCATGAGCTCCATAGGGAGTTTCCGCAGTACAGCGATTTGATTGATGAACTGAAAAGTAATGACCCGCGATTCGGGGATCAGTTCAAGCAGTACGCAGAGTTGGATCAGGAAATAGAAGGATTGGAAAAAAGGGATTCCCCCATTGGTGACGACAAACTTCACCGAATGAAGCAGAAAAGGGCACATCTAAAGGACCAGCTTTACCAGGCACTGGTTCAGAATGGTGGTGGTGCCTGA
- a CDS encoding MBL fold metallo-hydrolase, which produces MRLNAVLLGFLILVTGNVLAGETGVPEHLELTKVSDRVYSAIGATAPGTYENHGHNNNLSFVITEKGVVVMNGGDNYLLARALHHSIRRVTDKEVAYVVNENGQGHAMLGNSYWRDKGVPIIAHESAIEEFRDHGDIKLAAMQNRNREKAEGTYVAVPDIGFSDQYVLDMGDVTIELRYFGPGHSPGDIALWIPDEKLLITGDLGFHQRLLAVFDDTDTGAWIESFDRMSQLNPERVIPGHGEPASLDIITKETKGYLVFLRNSVIDILERGGGLDEAYNLDQSQWSYLDTFDELASKNAGRVYQHLEFDFL; this is translated from the coding sequence ATGCGATTAAACGCGGTCTTGCTGGGATTTTTGATACTGGTGACAGGGAATGTGCTGGCCGGTGAAACCGGTGTTCCAGAGCATCTCGAGTTAACCAAAGTGTCTGATCGTGTGTATTCGGCCATTGGCGCAACCGCACCGGGTACCTACGAAAATCATGGCCATAACAACAACCTCAGCTTCGTCATCACCGAGAAAGGCGTGGTGGTGATGAATGGCGGAGATAATTATCTCCTGGCCAGGGCGCTCCATCATTCCATTCGACGTGTGACAGACAAGGAGGTTGCGTACGTCGTCAATGAGAATGGGCAGGGGCATGCCATGTTGGGAAACAGTTATTGGCGCGACAAAGGCGTCCCTATCATTGCCCACGAATCGGCCATCGAGGAGTTTCGAGACCATGGCGACATCAAGCTCGCGGCCATGCAAAACCGCAACCGTGAGAAGGCTGAGGGCACCTATGTTGCGGTCCCTGATATCGGCTTCTCGGATCAGTATGTCCTGGACATGGGTGATGTAACGATCGAGCTGCGCTACTTTGGCCCCGGGCATTCGCCTGGCGACATTGCGCTCTGGATACCTGACGAGAAGCTCCTGATTACGGGCGATCTCGGATTTCATCAGCGGCTTCTGGCGGTGTTTGACGATACGGACACCGGCGCCTGGATTGAGTCTTTCGACAGGATGAGCCAGCTCAATCCCGAGCGAGTGATTCCCGGGCATGGCGAACCAGCCTCTCTGGATATAATTACAAAGGAAACAAAAGGGTATCTGGTCTTTCTGAGAAACTCGGTGATCGACATCCTTGAGCGTGGCGGAGGGCTGGACGAGGCGTATAACCTGGATCAGTCACAGTGGTCCTACCTGGATACCTTTGACGAGTTGGCCAGTAAGAATGCGGGTCGTGTCTACCAGCACCTTGAATTTGACTTCCTTTAG
- a CDS encoding CHASE domain-containing protein, whose amino-acid sequence MKHSTMFGAIIALVVGIGVSIALGRTLYVEESRAIELEFRSDIDQMSAVFEREVLLNLEILYALKEAVSVLPEMNSERFGTMTRRILERSPAIQAFAWVPVVRREDVPAFVGEQRKEFVNFMIRETSTAGLREAGARDWYVPVQFIEPLSENRAALGFDLASEQSRLAALLKARDTGNMAATAGIRLVQEPENQRGFLVFAPLYRSAPDSLHPGSALQHYGFINGVFRIGELVDLAIGDEFSGDILFQVYDRSGQENTLLFSSGNPMDEGWEAEGRYTSAVFDIGGREWVVEALPSATFIGDRRSQFPLFVAMAGITLACLIVSYFVISVRKNAELTEAKTELERISFTDALTGLANRRHFDIYLEREYRRAIRQGSALSLVMIDIDHFKEYNDEYGHPAGDACLKKVADCLRQVVHRPADLVARYGGEEFSIVLPNTETPKEFGEFCRRAVEALGIPHKASSAANVVTISVGISTLTPETWQQNLTDLLHRADEALYQAKETGRNWVCEA is encoded by the coding sequence ATGAAGCACAGTACGATGTTCGGCGCCATCATTGCGCTCGTCGTCGGCATCGGTGTCAGCATTGCTCTTGGACGAACCCTCTACGTCGAGGAGTCACGAGCGATCGAGTTGGAGTTCAGGTCCGACATTGATCAGATGTCCGCTGTGTTTGAGCGAGAGGTCTTGCTGAACCTCGAGATTCTCTACGCCTTGAAAGAGGCGGTCAGCGTATTGCCGGAAATGAACTCCGAGCGGTTTGGCACCATGACCAGGCGAATTCTGGAACGCTCTCCGGCGATCCAGGCGTTTGCCTGGGTACCGGTGGTCCGGCGAGAAGATGTGCCGGCGTTTGTTGGGGAACAGCGTAAGGAATTCGTGAATTTCATGATCCGCGAAACCTCTACCGCCGGCCTTCGGGAAGCGGGCGCCAGGGATTGGTATGTGCCGGTGCAGTTTATCGAGCCGCTTTCTGAAAACCGCGCTGCTCTGGGGTTTGATCTTGCCAGCGAACAATCCCGGTTAGCTGCGCTCCTGAAAGCGCGAGACACCGGCAACATGGCGGCCACGGCTGGAATCCGGTTGGTTCAGGAACCGGAGAACCAGAGAGGTTTTCTCGTGTTTGCGCCGCTATACCGGTCGGCACCCGACAGTCTCCATCCCGGTTCGGCCCTTCAGCACTATGGCTTCATCAATGGCGTGTTCAGGATTGGAGAATTGGTGGACCTCGCCATTGGCGATGAGTTCAGCGGCGACATTCTGTTTCAGGTGTACGACCGGTCAGGGCAGGAGAATACGTTGCTGTTCAGCTCCGGCAATCCGATGGACGAGGGCTGGGAAGCAGAAGGTCGGTATACGTCCGCTGTCTTTGATATTGGCGGGCGTGAATGGGTGGTGGAGGCTTTGCCCTCAGCGACATTTATAGGGGACAGGCGAAGCCAATTCCCGCTGTTCGTTGCGATGGCTGGTATCACTCTGGCTTGTCTGATCGTGAGCTATTTCGTCATCAGCGTTCGAAAAAATGCCGAACTGACTGAGGCGAAGACCGAGTTGGAGCGGATTTCTTTTACGGATGCGCTCACCGGACTTGCCAACCGGCGGCATTTTGACATTTATCTGGAGCGTGAGTACCGGCGTGCAATTCGGCAGGGAAGTGCGCTGTCACTGGTGATGATTGATATTGACCATTTCAAGGAATACAACGACGAGTACGGTCACCCGGCAGGCGATGCCTGCCTGAAGAAGGTGGCCGACTGTCTTCGTCAGGTGGTGCACCGTCCGGCTGACCTGGTGGCAAGGTATGGGGGGGAGGAGTTCAGTATCGTGCTTCCGAATACCGAGACCCCGAAAGAGTTTGGTGAGTTCTGCCGGCGCGCCGTCGAAGCGCTTGGCATTCCTCACAAGGCCTCAAGCGCCGCCAATGTGGTGACGATCAGCGTCGGAATTTCCACCCTGACCCCAGAGACCTGGCAACAGAACCTGACCGATTTGCTGCACCGGGCGGATGAGGCGCTCTACCAGGCCAAGGAGACAGGCCGCAATTGGGTTTGCGAGGCCTGA
- a CDS encoding bifunctional transcriptional activator/DNA repair enzyme AdaA, translated as MPMPTDIDRSDQMIRLARTIEERAEEPLTLDTLAGIVGLSPSRLQRVFKDVIGVSPKDYQEAVRLRRLKASLREGTRVTDAIFASGYGSVSRVYGEQGRNLGMTLKEYQTGANGETIAYACRQTSLGLIAMGATRKGVCFVEFGEDADSLVAALRQEFPGASVVPSPAAETPELDDWIDALDQHVSQGEPSPDIPLDMRGTAFQIQVWRFLKSIQEGQVLSYGDVAQRIGKPKAIRAVASACARNRIALLIPCHRVLRADGQLGGYRWGLDRKRALLKVEQEGRSE; from the coding sequence ATGCCAATGCCAACTGACATCGATCGATCCGACCAGATGATCCGACTTGCCCGAACGATCGAGGAACGGGCAGAGGAACCACTGACACTGGATACTCTCGCCGGCATCGTTGGACTGTCCCCGAGCCGGTTGCAGAGGGTTTTCAAGGACGTCATCGGTGTCTCGCCAAAAGACTACCAGGAGGCCGTCCGTCTGAGGCGGCTCAAAGCATCGCTGAGGGAGGGGACACGAGTGACCGACGCCATTTTTGCGTCCGGGTATGGTTCCGTCAGTCGGGTCTATGGCGAGCAGGGCAGGAATCTTGGGATGACGCTGAAAGAGTACCAGACCGGTGCGAACGGGGAGACTATCGCCTATGCCTGTCGGCAAACCTCCCTGGGCCTCATTGCGATGGGCGCAACCCGGAAAGGGGTGTGTTTCGTTGAGTTCGGCGAGGATGCCGATTCACTGGTCGCCGCATTACGGCAGGAGTTCCCGGGCGCCAGCGTGGTTCCGTCGCCCGCGGCTGAAACGCCCGAACTTGATGACTGGATAGATGCCCTCGACCAGCACGTCAGCCAGGGAGAACCGAGCCCGGATATCCCGTTGGATATGCGTGGGACCGCCTTCCAGATTCAGGTATGGCGGTTTCTCAAGAGTATTCAGGAAGGGCAGGTACTCAGCTACGGCGATGTCGCACAGCGGATTGGCAAGCCCAAGGCCATCCGTGCCGTAGCCTCTGCTTGCGCGCGTAACCGCATCGCTCTGTTAATCCCGTGTCATCGGGTGCTGAGGGCGGATGGTCAACTCGGCGGCTATCGCTGGGGGCTTGATCGCAAACGAGCCCTGCTGAAGGTCGAACAGGAGGGGCGGTCGGAATAG
- a CDS encoding DsrE family protein, whose product MNASLGFRKVAGALMSLAIVLSAPGLRAEEPINPDKPFAETFLLLQLSDGDPEKQDLVLSVAGNLLEHYQPDLVDIEITTFGPGVTLLFADNDRRERVASLMAQGVRFSVCMNTLDTIERSSGARPELLGDILPVPVGVAHILERIDQGFVLVRP is encoded by the coding sequence ATGAACGCGTCCCTCGGTTTCAGGAAGGTTGCAGGCGCTCTGATGAGCCTGGCAATCGTTCTTTCCGCTCCGGGACTCCGGGCCGAAGAGCCGATCAATCCGGACAAACCATTCGCGGAGACCTTTCTCCTTTTGCAACTGAGCGATGGCGACCCGGAGAAGCAGGACCTGGTGCTGAGTGTCGCGGGCAACCTCCTGGAGCACTATCAGCCGGATCTCGTCGACATTGAAATCACAACCTTCGGGCCGGGGGTCACGCTTCTCTTCGCTGACAATGATCGGCGCGAGAGGGTCGCGAGTTTGATGGCCCAGGGCGTCCGGTTCTCGGTGTGCATGAATACCCTAGATACGATTGAGCGGAGCAGCGGCGCCAGACCAGAGCTGCTTGGGGACATTCTGCCGGTGCCGGTGGGAGTCGCCCACATTCTTGAACGGATTGACCAGGGCTTCGTGCTGGTCCGTCCTTGA
- a CDS encoding beta-ketoacyl-ACP synthase III — protein sequence MTFARIAGTGSYLPENIVTNQDLEKMVDTTDQWIRERTGIERRHIALEGQTTVDLAEPAARQAIEAAGMVPEDIDLIVFATSTPDKIFPSCACILQARLGIHGCPAFDIQAVCSGFVYALATAEKFIKTGSSKKALVIGAEVFSRIINWEDRGTCVLFGDGAGAVVLEANEETGVLSTHIHADGQYEKLLHVPCGIADGYDQVKAGLAFVEMKGNEVFKVAVNTLGKIVDETLDANQMQKSDIDWLVPHQANLRIIAATAKKLNMSMDRVVVTVNEHGNTSAASIPLALDVAVRDGRIQRNDVLLLEAFGGGFTWGSALIRY from the coding sequence ATGACGTTTGCACGAATTGCTGGCACGGGTTCTTACCTGCCTGAGAACATTGTTACCAACCAAGACCTCGAAAAGATGGTCGACACGACTGACCAGTGGATTCGTGAGCGAACCGGTATCGAACGACGACACATCGCGCTCGAAGGCCAAACCACCGTCGATCTGGCCGAGCCCGCCGCACGTCAGGCGATTGAAGCCGCCGGCATGGTCCCCGAAGACATCGACCTTATCGTCTTTGCCACCTCGACACCGGACAAGATCTTTCCCAGTTGTGCCTGCATCCTGCAGGCCCGCCTTGGCATCCATGGCTGTCCCGCCTTCGATATCCAGGCTGTATGCAGTGGATTTGTCTACGCCCTTGCGACTGCCGAAAAGTTCATCAAAACCGGAAGCAGTAAGAAAGCCCTCGTCATTGGCGCGGAGGTCTTCTCCCGCATCATCAACTGGGAGGACCGCGGAACCTGTGTGTTGTTCGGTGACGGCGCGGGCGCGGTGGTGCTTGAGGCCAATGAAGAGACCGGCGTTCTGTCCACCCACATCCATGCCGATGGTCAGTACGAAAAACTCCTGCATGTTCCGTGCGGTATTGCGGACGGCTACGATCAAGTCAAAGCCGGGCTTGCCTTCGTAGAGATGAAGGGCAACGAAGTCTTCAAGGTCGCGGTCAATACCCTTGGCAAAATCGTGGATGAAACCCTCGACGCCAATCAGATGCAGAAATCCGACATCGACTGGCTGGTTCCGCACCAGGCGAATCTGCGTATCATCGCGGCGACGGCCAAAAAGCTGAATATGTCGATGGATCGGGTTGTGGTCACCGTCAATGAGCACGGAAACACTTCCGCGGCCTCCATTCCCCTTGCTCTGGATGTGGCGGTACGGGATGGCCGAATCCAGCGCAACGATGTCTTGCTGCTCGAAGCCTTCGGCGGCGGGTTTACCTGGGGATCGGCGCTGATTCGTTACTGA
- the dsbG gene encoding thiol:disulfide interchange protein DsbG, translated as MIGNTLKVILFFLPGLAFGQYPDAVQVLVDEGLTIDAQFEAPGGLAGFVGRSNGRAVTLYLMPDGEHVVVGTMMDGFGQDLSQAQIRAWAPRIDLNGVWSRLEKATWVAEGPAEAERIVYVFTDPNCGYCVVFREKAQPFLERGIELRHILVGVIQPSSLAKSASVIASPEPVEMLDFHDGQFPRDWLVTPASVPEELKTRVERNNRLMETLSVSATPAVFYKNAEGDVQRIVGLPDDSALAEAVFRTVDQTGEL; from the coding sequence ATGATAGGGAATACTCTTAAAGTCATTTTGTTCTTTCTGCCGGGGCTGGCATTCGGCCAGTACCCCGATGCGGTCCAGGTTCTGGTGGATGAGGGCCTGACCATCGACGCGCAATTTGAAGCGCCGGGGGGGCTCGCCGGTTTCGTCGGTCGCAGCAATGGTCGGGCGGTGACGTTGTATCTGATGCCAGACGGTGAGCATGTGGTGGTCGGGACAATGATGGACGGCTTCGGTCAGGATCTCAGCCAGGCGCAGATCCGCGCCTGGGCGCCCAGGATCGACTTGAATGGCGTCTGGTCACGGCTTGAGAAAGCGACGTGGGTTGCAGAGGGGCCCGCTGAGGCCGAACGGATCGTCTATGTTTTCACCGACCCGAATTGCGGGTATTGCGTTGTCTTCCGTGAAAAGGCGCAACCGTTTCTCGAGCGGGGTATTGAGCTCCGGCACATCCTGGTCGGGGTGATTCAGCCCTCAAGCCTGGCGAAATCGGCGAGCGTGATCGCCTCCCCGGAACCCGTCGAGATGCTGGATTTTCACGATGGCCAGTTTCCTCGGGATTGGCTTGTAACGCCGGCCTCAGTGCCGGAAGAGCTGAAAACAAGAGTAGAGCGGAATAACCGATTGATGGAGACGCTCTCGGTTTCCGCCACGCCCGCGGTTTTCTATAAGAACGCCGAGGGAGACGTACAGCGTATTGTAGGCCTGCCGGATGACTCGGCCTTGGCCGAGGCCGTGTTCCGCACTGTGGACCAGACGGGAGAGTTATGA
- a CDS encoding peptidoglycan-binding domain-containing protein, whose product MWSCTEQRTNMFNTQPILQKAATTEGFIMNVVRSRNTQRALVISLALTASTVSHANTVNVIFSAENALYGAGYDIGRADGWMDTTLKNAIRQYQDRASHLRTSGNLDSDTLTSLGIANKAGTSISGNSVASKADALAALGISEVRPAPAAKPAPKREEIVAKAFTVPPAPEPKEQPKPEDQPEPKKVAEKPEPAPEPVSVKKPETAKSSTGVTVKATAEVEQTSVATVRVEPEAPISKSDEIKAVTSENNEESTTTDDVQVLTAEVTEQSDPSTQLPSEPTATGMTAHTPAEENAGPVLESPEHRPAATGDDRSIFGSLFDFLFGWMA is encoded by the coding sequence GTGTGGTCGTGCACGGAACAACGGACAAATATGTTCAATACTCAACCAATCCTACAAAAAGCCGCGACCACGGAGGGTTTCATCATGAACGTCGTCAGATCCCGCAATACCCAGCGTGCTCTGGTCATCTCGCTTGCATTGACCGCCAGCACCGTCTCCCATGCAAACACGGTAAACGTTATCTTCTCCGCAGAGAATGCCCTATACGGCGCCGGTTACGACATCGGTCGCGCTGACGGGTGGATGGACACCACCTTGAAGAACGCCATTCGCCAGTATCAGGACCGGGCCAGCCACTTACGAACCAGCGGAAACCTGGATTCAGACACGCTGACGTCTCTCGGAATCGCCAACAAAGCGGGTACCAGCATTTCCGGCAACTCGGTCGCCAGCAAAGCCGACGCCCTCGCAGCCCTTGGGATCTCCGAAGTCCGGCCCGCACCGGCCGCCAAGCCAGCGCCCAAGCGTGAAGAAATTGTGGCCAAGGCATTCACGGTGCCCCCGGCTCCCGAACCGAAAGAGCAGCCCAAACCGGAAGACCAGCCAGAGCCGAAAAAAGTAGCCGAAAAGCCTGAACCGGCTCCCGAACCTGTCTCCGTCAAGAAACCGGAAACCGCTAAATCAAGCACTGGCGTGACGGTAAAGGCAACCGCTGAGGTTGAGCAGACGTCCGTTGCTACCGTGCGCGTAGAGCCGGAAGCGCCGATCTCGAAATCAGATGAGATTAAAGCTGTAACCAGCGAAAATAATGAAGAATCTACCACGACAGACGATGTGCAGGTATTGACTGCGGAGGTGACAGAGCAATCCGATCCAAGCACACAGCTGCCCAGTGAACCGACGGCCACCGGCATGACCGCACATACCCCGGCCGAAGAAAACGCTGGCCCTGTTTTGGAGAGTCCGGAGCACCGACCTGCGGCGACGGGTGACGATCGGTCCATCTTTGGCTCCCTGTTCGATTTCCTTTTTGGCTGGATGGCTTGA
- a CDS encoding YebG family protein, producing MAVQAVYFSDRDGLDMALKHPETMLFTSKAEADARDKVLELAEEIQVFLSRKVEGLSDDQAELCAMAIAEERDLFQKALKKPELLNAPQD from the coding sequence ATGGCGGTACAAGCAGTTTATTTTTCCGATAGGGACGGCCTGGATATGGCGTTGAAACATCCTGAAACCATGCTCTTTACTTCGAAGGCAGAAGCCGACGCCCGCGACAAGGTTCTGGAACTGGCTGAAGAAATCCAGGTGTTTCTGAGCCGTAAGGTAGAGGGTTTGAGCGATGACCAGGCGGAACTCTGCGCCATGGCGATTGCAGAAGAGCGAGACCTGTTTCAGAAGGCTTTGAAAAAACCCGAGCTATTGAACGCCCCACAGGATTGA
- a CDS encoding transporter → MMPVRRFVPAVAAALISSLASAQDSSTLAKQLANPIASLVSVPFQSNFDSNIGPGEDGDRYTLNIQPVIPFSLNEDWNLISRTILPVIDQSDIFPGAGSQSGLGDTVQSLFFSPVKPTANGWIWGAGPVFLLPTATDDLLGTEKWGAGPTAVALRQTGPWTAGGLANHIWSVAGDNNREDVSQSFVQPFFTYTTPKAFSLTLTADSVYNWKTSDWTIPVGVFAGQVFTVGKQIMQIGAGPRYYAQSPESGPDGWGARINVVFLFPK, encoded by the coding sequence ATGATGCCTGTCAGACGATTTGTTCCTGCCGTGGCGGCTGCGCTGATCAGCTCCCTCGCCTCGGCCCAAGACTCTTCCACCCTAGCCAAACAGCTGGCGAACCCCATTGCAAGCCTGGTGTCGGTTCCCTTCCAGTCGAATTTCGATTCCAACATTGGCCCCGGAGAGGACGGCGACCGCTACACACTCAACATACAACCGGTTATCCCTTTCTCACTCAATGAGGACTGGAATCTTATAAGCCGGACCATTCTGCCGGTTATTGATCAAAGTGATATTTTCCCGGGTGCCGGCAGTCAGAGCGGGCTGGGCGATACGGTGCAAAGTCTCTTCTTTTCCCCAGTCAAACCCACGGCCAATGGCTGGATTTGGGGCGCCGGGCCCGTCTTCTTGCTGCCGACTGCGACCGACGATCTGTTGGGAACGGAAAAATGGGGCGCAGGCCCAACCGCTGTTGCACTGAGACAGACAGGGCCCTGGACAGCTGGAGGCCTCGCCAATCACATCTGGTCCGTGGCAGGCGATAACAACCGCGAGGATGTCAGTCAGTCATTCGTTCAACCATTCTTCACGTACACAACACCCAAGGCGTTCAGCCTTACGCTCACGGCAGACTCTGTCTACAACTGGAAAACCAGTGACTGGACCATCCCGGTCGGGGTGTTCGCCGGACAGGTATTTACCGTGGGCAAACAGATCATGCAGATCGGGGCGGGGCCGCGCTATTACGCCCAGAGTCCGGAAAGTGGACCGGATGGATGGGGCGCTCGGATTAACGTCGTTTTTCTGTTTCCCAAATAG
- a CDS encoding GlcG/HbpS family heme-binding protein: MRPTLARSLAFMSVLAVSGTAVAAEGDQPVMIEVKRLSMDTALTVAKTAIEACREQGVQVAVTVVDRGGHPQVVLRDVLAMDLALEVSYRKAYTAMTFTSKTSSLEDRFTGPFSVGKLDNVLLSAGGVPIQASGETVGGVGVSGAPSGDIDESCAVAGVAAVEMDLEMASF, translated from the coding sequence ATGCGACCCACGTTAGCAAGATCTCTGGCCTTCATGTCTGTGCTTGCCGTCTCAGGTACAGCCGTCGCGGCAGAGGGCGATCAGCCGGTCATGATCGAGGTCAAGCGATTGTCCATGGACACCGCGCTGACCGTTGCCAAAACCGCCATTGAGGCCTGTCGGGAACAGGGCGTCCAGGTGGCCGTTACGGTCGTTGACCGCGGCGGTCACCCACAGGTTGTGCTTCGGGATGTTCTGGCCATGGATCTGGCGCTGGAGGTGAGTTACCGCAAGGCCTATACAGCCATGACGTTCACGAGCAAGACCTCGTCCCTCGAGGATCGTTTCACCGGTCCGTTTTCGGTCGGCAAGCTTGATAATGTCCTGTTGTCGGCGGGCGGGGTGCCGATCCAGGCCAGTGGTGAGACGGTTGGTGGGGTAGGCGTCAGTGGTGCTCCCTCCGGCGACATTGATGAGAGTTGTGCCGTAGCGGGTGTGGCCGCTGTCGAGATGGATCTGGAAATGGCCTCCTTCTGA